The nucleotide window TGGCTTCTTCTTGAAGCTCTTAAACGACAGCGCCCCGCGCACCGGGCTTTCCAGCACGGTGGGGTACGTCAGGGTCACGGGCTCGGCCTTGAACTCCGGCTTGCCCATGTCAAAGTCGAAGTGGGTGAGGTCAGCGGTGGCGGGGTTTGCCTTCACCTGCCAGGCGTATTGGCCGCCGTAGCCCACAAAGCGGTTGGTGAGCGGCACCACGTAGCCCGTGGTTTTGGTGATGACGGCCGAGTCGGCCCCAAAGCTGCCGATCAGCAGGTCCACGTCCTTGAGCACGATAACCGGGCCGCGGGTGGTCGGGGCCATGTAGTCGTCATAGTATCCGGGGGCAGCCATCGTCGGCTCGGGTTCGGGCTCTTTTACCGGGGCTGCCGCGGCTTTGGTGCCGGCAGTTTTCGAGGTCGTTTTGGCGGGCGCAGGCTTTTTTAGCCGACGTGCTCCACCCATCATTCGACGATGAGCTCCACCCGTCGTTGGTGCCCCAGTCCGAAACCGTATCCCAGCCATCCGAGCTTTTCTTTTTGGCCGGCTTGGCGGCGGGCTTGGTGGTTTTGATGGGCGCCCCCGTGCGCACCGGCTCCGAGGCCGTGGGCGTAGGCTCGGGCGCTGCGGCCGGCTCCAGCGACTGGTCGCTCTGGTTGTAGGCAAAGGAAAAAGTACCGCGCACCAGCTGCACGCGGTTGTAGCGGGAATAGTACAGGCGGTTGGATTGCAGAAACTGCGCGGCCATGGTCATGAACCTTTCCGTGTCGCGTACCTGCTCCCGGTCAAGGGTGGTGCTGATGGTCGATAACAGCCCGTCCATCTGCTGGTCGCTCAGATTCTGCTTGGTTGAGCCGGCCAGAATCACGTTGAAGAACGTTTCGAAGTGAGGCCGGGGCTTAAAGCGCTTGGCCAGCAGCCGCTGCGAAATATCCACAATCAGGCGCTGCTGCGAGGCCGTGAGCTTGTTGCTGGCCCAGAGCGTTTGCAGGGCGGCGGCGCTGGCAATGGCCGCCGGGTTTTTGGTTGAGGCCATCATGGCCTGCACGTCCACAATGTACTGGGCCGGGTCGGTTGACAGCTTGCCGGGCTGGGTGCGCGGGGCCGCGGGAGCCGTGGCCGGAGCCGCCGGCTGCTGCGCCCAGGCCCCTACCGATACGAGCAGCAGCGCCGCCCACAGCCAACCAATTACTACTTGCTTCATACTCACTACCGTCAGAACAAACTTATTCGTCTCCAATTTCGCTAAAATTCACCGCATTTGCGCGTCGGTCTGCTATTGCCCGTTTCGGGGCAGCAGCACCGTGGCAGGCAGGTTCTTGCGCTGCCTAACGCTAACCAGACGCGCAATAGTGCCCGTAGTTACCCCCGGTTTTGTACTATCCGGGCGGGCGGCAACCAGCAGCTACGGTCCAGCCTATTTCCGGAAAACGGCCGACACCCAGTGGTTGCTGGTTCGCATCGATTCGTAGGTGAAGCCGGCCTGCTCGGCCGCCGTGCGGATCAGGGGCAGGTCTTCTTCATAAAAGCCGGAAAACAGGATGGGGCCGCCCACTTTCAGGTATTGCCCGTAGGTGCCCATGTCTTCCAGCAGCACGTTGCGGTTGATGTTGGCCAGGATGATATCGAACGGGGCCTCCCCTTCCAGCGCGGTTACGTCGCCCAGGCGGGCTTCTACGCGGTCCTGCACGTGGTTTTCGGCGGCGTTGTCGGCGGCATTTTCGGCCGTCCAGGGCTCCACGTCCACGGCCAGCACCGAGGCGGCCCCCAGGTGCACGGCCATGACGGCCAGGATGCCCGTGCCGCATCCCATATCCAGCACCCGCTTGCCCTGGTGGTCGATGGTGAGCTGGTTTTCAATCATCAACGCCGTAGTATCGTGGTGGCCGGTGCCGAAGGACATGCGCGGCATAATCACGATTTCGTAGGGCAGATCGGGCCGGGCCGGGTGGAATGGGGCCCGCACAGAGACTTTATCGGCAATAACCAGGGGCTGAAAGTTCTTCTCCCACTCGGCGTTCCAGTTCTGGCGCGTGATGGTGCGGTGGCTGTACTCCAACTCGCCCAGGCCCTCGTAGCGGCTCATGATTTCGGCCACATCGTCGGGGTTGAACACGTCTTCGGTGGTGTAGGCGCAAAAGCCCTCGTCGTTATCCTCGAAGGTGTCGAAGCCCACTTCGGCCAGCTCAGCCACTAGTATATCCGACAGCTCGCCGGGTGCTTTTACGCGCAGTTCAATGAAATCCATGTGCAGATGGGGATAGGTAAAATCGGGATGTCGGCTCGCGCCGGGCCAGACAAAGTTCGGGCAAAAAACCTGCTTGCTGTTAACTGGCAACTGTGCCCCTGGATTGCACAATAATATTTTAATATAAATCTGGCTTTATTTGAGCCTTCAAACTCTTATTCTCTTCCTTGCTGTATGAAAAACACGCTGCGTTACCTTTCTCTCACTGGCCTGCTAGCCGCCACCCTCTCCGCCTGCGGCAGCAAAGACCAGGCGGAAACAACCGCAACTACCGCCTCCACCGAAACGCCGGTCACCACCGAACCCACGGCCCCTGCCGAAACGCCCGCCGCGGCACCAACGACACCAGCAGTGCCAGCAGCTACCTTCGATATCAGCACCGTGCCGGTGACGGCCGAAAACCTGGGGGCGTTTCCCTATCTGTCGGGCCTGAAAACGTACGAAGAGAATACCAGCAACAGTGAGGAATACGACTTCGAGCGGGCCTACGTGTATGATGGCAAAAACCTGGTGCCTGTGGAAGGAAAAGTGTCCCAGCGCCTCTTCAACCCCAAGAGCGGAGAAAAGAAAGCCTCGGAGCTGATGATTCGCCGGAACTACGAAAGCCTGGTCACGGGGCTGGGCGGCGTGAAGGTATTTGCGGGCGAAGTGCCGCGGGAAGTTATCGATAAGGTGGGCTCCGATGAGGTGTACAAGCACGGCAAATGGAGCATCAGCAACGACCACGAAACCGATGCTTACGTCATCCGGCAAAAGGATAAGGAAGTGTGGGTGCAGGTAACGGCGCTGGGCGGTGATGCCAACTACAACCTCACCGTAACCGAGCGGGCCGCCATGCCTCAGCAAGCCACGGTGATACCCGCTCAGGAGTTAAAAAAAACTAGATACCGAAGGGCACATAGCCCTTTACCTCAACTTCGACACGGATAAAGCTACCCTTCGACCCGAGTCGGCCGCTACCGTAGCGGAAGTGCTCCGGCTGCTGCAGCAGAACCCTACGTTGCGCCTGGCTGTGCAGGGCCACACCGATAACAGCGGCACAGCCCCGCACAACCAGCAGCTTTCCGAAGCCCGGGCCGCGGCGGTGGTAGCCACCCTCACGCAGGCCGGCGTTGGGGCCGCCCGGTTGCAGTCGGCCGGCTTTGGGCAAAGCAAACCCCTGGCCGATAACAGCACTGAGGAAGGAAAAGCCAAAAACCGCCGCGTAGAGCTAGTGAAGCTGTAACCTGTTGAACTTCCATTCAGCAACAAGGGCCGCATCCATACCCGGATGCGGCCCTTGTTGCTGTCTGAAATTTGGTAGCCCTACTTCCCGTTGCGGCAGCCGGCGTAGGAGCGGATTTTGGTGTACTGAATACTGAAATCGGCCAGGGCGCGGTTGTCGGTTACAAACAGCACGTAATCGGCAAAGTCGCGGGCCCCGGTGAAGTACCAGAAGCCGGCCTTATCGGCAAAAAGCTTGTTGCTTTCCTCGTACACCAGCACGTCGGCAAAAGCCTCTTCCGGCTCCATGTACACCGTAGCAAAGCACTGCCCCCGGCGGCGTGGGTCCTTCTCCAGAAAGATGGAACCGTAGATCCGGCACGGCTCTACCGAGGCCGCTACCATTGCTGCTGTGAATGGCACGGCTGGCGCGGGCTGAAACGGATTCAGCGTGAGGAAACCGGAAAGGAGCAGCGTAGAAAACATGGTTGATGGGAAAGGCTCGTCTTTCCGACAATTATCCGGCCGAAAAAGGTTCTTTGTCATTCCGAACGAAGTGAGGAATCTGAGTCGGCCGCTAGCAGGTAACTCAGATTCCTCACTTCGTTCGGAATGACAGTTAGAACGACTTGATAATCTCGGTGAAGTCGCGGGACTTGAGGGAGGCACCACCGATGAGGCCGCCATCTACGTCGGGCTGCGAAAACAGCTCCCGGGCGTTTTGGGCGTTGGCCGAGCCGCCGTACAGGATGCTCGTGTTCAAGGCCGCTTCGGCGTCGTAGGCGCGGGCAATCTGCTCCCGAATGAAAGCGTGCACTTCCTGAGCCTGCTGGCTGGTGGCCGTTTTGCCGGTACCAATGGCCCAGATAGGCTCGTAGGCAATGACTACCTGGTCGAACTCCTCATTGCTAAGGTGAAACAAACCGTCTTTCAGCTGCTTGCTGATGAAGTTGAAAGTCTCGTCGGCATCGCGGGTTTCCAGCGACTCACCCACGCAGAAGATAGGCTTTAGGCCGGCGGCCAGAGCGGCTTTCAGCTTCTGGCTTAGCAGCTCGTCGTCCTCGCCGAAGTACTGGCGACGCTCCGAGTGGCCCAGAATCACGTACTCCACCCCTACCGATTGCAGCATTTTGGCCGATACCTCGCCGGTAAACGCGCCGGTTTCCTTCTGGTGGCAGTTCTGCGCACCCAGGTGCAGGCGGCTACCCTCGGGCAGCTGGCGGCCAATGGCTGACAGAAACGGAAATGGCGGGCACACCACCACCTCGACCGAGGAGCCGGTGGTTTCGTCCTGCACCATGTTCACAATTTCAGAAATCAGGGCCTGGCCGTCCTGCAACGTGGTGTTCATTTTCCAGTTGCCGGCCACAATGTTCTTACGCATAGCGAAGGGAGAGTTTGATCAGAAGGTGAATTGATTGCGGCCGCAAGGTAAGCGCTACGCCGTGGAATGCCCTAGCCTGCCCTACCGGCGTTTCTGCCACACCAGCCAGGCAGCCGCTACCACCAGCGTAAGGGCCGCGCTCAGAGCCACGCCCGCCAGCCCCGGCGCATTGCCGCTCCGGGCCAGCCCAATGCCTACCAGGCCCCAGGCCAGCGTGAGCGGATACGCCAGCTCCCGAAACTGGTGCGTAACGACCACGCCCAGCACCAGCACCACGTTCAGCAGCAGCATAGCCGCGGTGGAGGCCATGCCGGCAGAGGGTTGCCAAACCGTACTCAGCCACAGCGTAGCATTGACCACCGTGGCCACCGTAACCCAGCCGAAGTACAACCCCAGCGGCACGCTGCTGCCCCAGCCGGCCTGCCCGCTACGAATCAGCCGCCGCGCCCGGCCATACGCCACGGCCAACGACGCCAGAATCAGGAGTATAACCAGCACGCTCAGTCCCAGCTGCTCATAGGCAAAGACTACCAGCCAGCCCGCTGTGGCTACGTTGGCCAGGATGAAGGGCTCGGCTACGGCGTCGGGCAGCGGATTCTGACGCTGGGCAGGCAGCAGCTGCCAGATGGTGTAGCCCAGGATGCCCAGAAAAATCAGTCCCCAGATGCTGAACGCGTAGCCGGCCGGCGTGAGCAGCGTGGGATACTGCCCGGACACCACCGAGTTGGTTTGCCCATTGAACGGGTAGCGCTGCGCCACGTAGTTGCACAGAATATTGCCCAGCACTGCGGCCAGGGCCAGCCAGCGCCACACACGGTTTCCAGGCAGAGCGGCGGAAGAAGAAGTAACGTCCATAAGGCGAATATGCTCCTGAAACCGTCATTCCGAGCGAAGCGAGGAATCTAGGTTGGCCTGTAACCCAGATTCCTCGCTCCGCTCGGAATGACAGTTTCGGTTGCTGTTGATGTCTGATTACAGCTTATCTACCAGGAAGCGGGCGGTGTGGTTTGTGTCTTTGAGCTTCACCATTTCTTCGGGCGTGCCTTCAAAGAGCAGGTGGCCGCCGTTGATGCCGCCCTCGGGGCCGAGGTCGATAATCCAGTCGGCGCACTTGATGATTTCCATGTTGTGCTCGATGATGAGCACGGAGTTGCCCTGCTCTACCAGCGCGTTCAGGGCCGTCATCAGCTTGTTGATGTCGTGGAAGTGCAGGCCGGTGCTGGGCTCGTCGAAGATGAACAGGATTTTATCGTTCTGCAGGGTGTTGCCCTTGGTCAGGAACGAGGCCAGCTTTACGCGCTGGGCTTCGCCGCCGGACAGCGTGTTGGCCGACTGCCCCAGCCGGATGTAGCCCAGGCCTACGTCATCGAGCGGCTTGAGGCGTTCCACGATTTTGGGCTGGTCCCGGAAGAACTCGATGCTGTCTTCGATGGTCATTTCCAGCACCTCATTGATGCTTTTCTCCTTGTACTGCACGTCCAGCACATCCTGCTTGAACTTGCGGCCCTCGCAGGCTTCGCAGGTCAGGTAGATGTCGGCCATGAACTGCATTTCAATCTTCACCTGGCCTTCGCCCTGGCACACCTCGCAGCGGCCGCCATCAATGTTGAAGCTAAAGTGCGAAGGTTTGAAGCCGCGCGCTTTGGCCAGCTGCTGGTCGGCAAACAGGCTGCGAATGGCGTCGTAGGCCTTCACGTAGGTGACAGGGTTGGAGCGGCTGCTCTTGCCGATGGGGTTTTGGTCCACGAACTCCACGTGGGTCACCTGCCCGTTCACACCCGTGAGGCGGTCAAACTTGCCGGTAGCTTCCCCGGCTCCGCCACCGAGCTGCTTGAGCAGGGCCGGGGCCAGAATCCGCCGGATCAGCGTGGATTTGCCCGAGCCCGACACGCCCGTTACCACCGTCATCACGTTCAGTGGGAACTTGACGGACACGTTTTTGAGGTTGTTTTCGCGGGCGCCGGTCAGCTCCAGGGCATTGCGCCAGGGGCGGCGCGTTTTGGGCACGGCTACCTGCATGCGGCCGCTCAGGTACTGGCCGGTGTAGGTGTCGGAAGTCAGCACCTCGGCGTAGGTGCCCTGGAACTGCAAAATGCCGCCTCCGCTGCCCGCCTCGGGCCCTATGTCGATAATCTGGTCGGCCTGCTCCATCATCTTGTCCTCGTGCTCCACCACAATGACGGTGTTGCCGAGCTGCTGCAAGGAGCGCAGCACACCAATCAGCTGCTCGGCGTCCTTGGGGTGAAGACCAATCGAGGGCTCATCGAGAATGTACATGGAGCCCACCAGCGCCGAACCGAGCGAGGTAGCCAGCGAAATCCGTTGACTTTCCCCGCCCGAGAGCGTGCTGCTGAGGCGGTTGAGCGTGAGGTAGCCCAAACCCACTCGGTTCAGGTACTCCAGGCGGTTGGTGACTTCCGTAACGAGGCGCTCGGCTACTTTGGCTTCGTGAGTGGGCAGGTCCAGGGTCTGGAAAAACTCCAGCGCCCGGCTCACCGGCAGCAGCACCAGGTCCGTGATGCTGTGGTCCTGGATTTTCACGTACTGGGCGTCCTTGCGCAGGCGCGTGCCGCGGCAGTCGGGGCAGGTGGTGCGGCCCCGGTAGCGACTTTGCAGCACGCGGTACTGGATTTTGTGCGTCTGCGTCGACACCCACTTGAAGTAGGAGTCGAGGCCTTCGAAGTACTTGTTGCCTTTCCAGAGCAGGGTGCGCTCGGCTTCACTCAGCTCATTGTAGGGCCGGTGAATGGGGAAGTCGAAGCGGATGCCGTTTTTGAGCAGGGGCTTGAGCCACTCGCTCTGCTTGTCGGTGCGCCAGGGGGCAATGGCGCCCTCGTACACCGTCATGCTTTTGTCCGGAATTACCAGGTCTTCGTCAATGCCCAGCACCGAGCCAAACCCCTCGCAGGTCTGGCAGGCTCCGTAGGGGTTATTGAAGGAGAAGAAGTTGACGCTCGGCTCCTCAAACACCAATCCATCCAGCTCAAACCGGTCGGAGAAAGTGCGGGTTTCTTCGTCCATCTTCACGATGCAGGTGCCATGGCCCTCGAAAAAGGCGGTCTGCACCGAGTCGGCGAGGCGGAACATCAGGTCTTCGTCGCCGGGGATGATGGCAGTGCGGTCAATCATAATGAAGACGTCCCCCTTCACTTCGGGCTGGCCCTCAGCAATCAACTCCTCAATAAAGGCAGTTTCACCGTTCACCACCACGCGGCTGTAGCCTTTCTGAAGGAGTAGATCCAGCTCCTTGCTCATGGGGCGGCCATCTTCGGAGGGCAGCAGCGGGGACAAGAGCATCACGCGGGTGCCTTCGGGCAGGCGCATGAGGTGGTCCACCACGTCGGCTACATTGTCCTTTTTCACCTGCTCCCCGCTCACGGGCGAATAGGTGCGGCCTACCCGCGCAAACAGCAGCTTGAGGTAGTCGTAGATTTCGGTGCTGGTGCCCACGGTGGAGCGGTTGTTCTTGATGCTGACCT belongs to Hymenobacter sp. J193 and includes:
- the prmA gene encoding 50S ribosomal protein L11 methyltransferase; this encodes MDFIELRVKAPGELSDILVAELAEVGFDTFEDNDEGFCAYTTEDVFNPDDVAEIMSRYEGLGELEYSHRTITRQNWNAEWEKNFQPLVIADKVSVRAPFHPARPDLPYEIVIMPRMSFGTGHHDTTALMIENQLTIDHQGKRVLDMGCGTGILAVMAVHLGAASVLAVDVEPWTAENAADNAAENHVQDRVEARLGDVTALEGEAPFDIILANINRNVLLEDMGTYGQYLKVGGPILFSGFYEEDLPLIRTAAEQAGFTYESMRTSNHWVSAVFRK
- a CDS encoding OmpA family protein, with amino-acid sequence MLRLLQQNPTLRLAVQGHTDNSGTAPHNQQLSEARAAAVVATLTQAGVGAARLQSAGFGQSKPLADNSTEEGKAKNRRVELVKL
- a CDS encoding DUF6150 family protein yields the protein MFSTLLLSGFLTLNPFQPAPAVPFTAAMVAASVEPCRIYGSIFLEKDPRRRGQCFATVYMEPEEAFADVLVYEESNKLFADKAGFWYFTGARDFADYVLFVTDNRALADFSIQYTKIRSYAGCRNGK
- the tpiA gene encoding triose-phosphate isomerase, whose product is MRKNIVAGNWKMNTTLQDGQALISEIVNMVQDETTGSSVEVVVCPPFPFLSAIGRQLPEGSRLHLGAQNCHQKETGAFTGEVSAKMLQSVGVEYVILGHSERRQYFGEDDELLSQKLKAALAAGLKPIFCVGESLETRDADETFNFISKQLKDGLFHLSNEEFDQVVIAYEPIWAIGTGKTATSQQAQEVHAFIREQIARAYDAEAALNTSILYGGSANAQNARELFSQPDVDGGLIGGASLKSRDFTEIIKSF
- a CDS encoding tryptophan-rich sensory protein → MDVTSSSAALPGNRVWRWLALAAVLGNILCNYVAQRYPFNGQTNSVVSGQYPTLLTPAGYAFSIWGLIFLGILGYTIWQLLPAQRQNPLPDAVAEPFILANVATAGWLVVFAYEQLGLSVLVILLILASLAVAYGRARRLIRSGQAGWGSSVPLGLYFGWVTVATVVNATLWLSTVWQPSAGMASTAAMLLLNVVLVLGVVVTHQFRELAYPLTLAWGLVGIGLARSGNAPGLAGVALSAALTLVVAAAWLVWQKRR
- the uvrA gene encoding excinuclease ABC subunit UvrA gives rise to the protein MASTSDLHATAPAADPIDHLDPREFILIKNARVHNLKNLSVALPRNKFIVVTGLSGSGKSSLAFDTLYAEGQRMYVESLSSYARQFLGRMDKPDVDYIRGISPAIAIEQKVSIKNNRSTVGTSTEIYDYLKLLFARVGRTYSPVSGEQVKKDNVADVVDHLMRLPEGTRVMLLSPLLPSEDGRPMSKELDLLLQKGYSRVVVNGETAFIEELIAEGQPEVKGDVFIMIDRTAIIPGDEDLMFRLADSVQTAFFEGHGTCIVKMDEETRTFSDRFELDGLVFEEPSVNFFSFNNPYGACQTCEGFGSVLGIDEDLVIPDKSMTVYEGAIAPWRTDKQSEWLKPLLKNGIRFDFPIHRPYNELSEAERTLLWKGNKYFEGLDSYFKWVSTQTHKIQYRVLQSRYRGRTTCPDCRGTRLRKDAQYVKIQDHSITDLVLLPVSRALEFFQTLDLPTHEAKVAERLVTEVTNRLEYLNRVGLGYLTLNRLSSTLSGGESQRISLATSLGSALVGSMYILDEPSIGLHPKDAEQLIGVLRSLQQLGNTVIVVEHEDKMMEQADQIIDIGPEAGSGGGILQFQGTYAEVLTSDTYTGQYLSGRMQVAVPKTRRPWRNALELTGARENNLKNVSVKFPLNVMTVVTGVSGSGKSTLIRRILAPALLKQLGGGAGEATGKFDRLTGVNGQVTHVEFVDQNPIGKSSRSNPVTYVKAYDAIRSLFADQQLAKARGFKPSHFSFNIDGGRCEVCQGEGQVKIEMQFMADIYLTCEACEGRKFKQDVLDVQYKEKSINEVLEMTIEDSIEFFRDQPKIVERLKPLDDVGLGYIRLGQSANTLSGGEAQRVKLASFLTKGNTLQNDKILFIFDEPSTGLHFHDINKLMTALNALVEQGNSVLIIEHNMEIIKCADWIIDLGPEGGINGGHLLFEGTPEEMVKLKDTNHTARFLVDKL